In the Coturnix japonica isolate 7356 chromosome 6, Coturnix japonica 2.1, whole genome shotgun sequence genome, one interval contains:
- the STK32C gene encoding serine/threonine-protein kinase 32C isoform X2, translated as MYAMKYMNKQQCIERDEVRNVFRELEILQEIEHVFLVNLWYSFQDEEDMFMVVDLLLGGDLRYHLQQNVQFTEETVRLYLCEMALALDYLRSQHIIHRDVKPDNILLDEQGHAHLTDFNIATIIRDGERATALAGTKPYMAPEIFHSFLSGGTGYSFEVDWWSLGIMAYELLRGWRPYDIHSNNPVESLVQLFSTVSVQYSSTWSKEMVALLRKLLTVNPEHRFSCLADIQTSAYLSAVPWADVCQKRLEPGFVPNKGRLHCDPTFELEEMILESRPLHKKKKRLAKNKSRDNSKDSSQSENDYLQECLEAIQQDFVIFNREKLKKSQEQTSESTSAPETTAEAETEAEAETSNLNMCSSVCSSAGSG; from the exons ATGTACGCTATGAAGTACATGAACAAGCAGCAGTGCATCGAGAGGGACGAGGTCCGCAACGTGTTCCGGGAGCTGGAGATCCTGCAGGAGATTGAGCACGTGTTCCTGGTGAACCTCTG GTATTCCTTCCAGGACGAGGAGGACATGTTCATGGTGGTGGACCTGCTGCTTGGCGGGGACCTGCGCTACCACCTGCAGCAGAACGTGCAGTTCACAGAGGAGACGGTCAGGCTGTACCTCTGTGAGATGGCCCTGGCACTGGACTACCTGCGCAGCCAGCACATCATTCACAG AGATGTAAAACCAGACAACATTCTCCTGGATGAGCAAG GTCACGCACACTTAACAGATTTTAATATTGCAACAATAATCAGGGATGGTGAAAGAGCAACTGCGCTAGCTGGAACAAAGCCATACATGG CTCCAGAgattttccattccttcctgAGCGGTGGCACGGGTTACTCCTTTGAAGTGGATTGGTGGTCGCTGGGAATCATGGCTTACGAACTCCTCCGTGGCTGG AGACCGTACGACATCCACTCCAACAACCCGGTGGAGTCCCTGGTGCAGCTGTTCAGCACCGTCAGCGTTCAGTACTCGTCCACGTGGTCAAAGGAGATGGTTGCCCTGCTACGAAAG CTGCTGACGGTGAACCCCGAGCACCGCTTCTCCTGCCTGGCTGACATCCAGACTTCAGCATATCTGTCCGCCGTGCCCTGGGCCGATGTCTGCCAGAAGCGCCTGGAGCCGGGATTCGTCCCCAAC aaGGGCCGCCTGCACTGCGACCCCACCTTCGAGCTGGAGGAGATGATCCTGGAGTCCCGGCCCCTGcacaagaagaagaagaggctGGCGAAGAACAAGTCGCGGGACAACAGCAAGGACAGCTCGCAGTCT GAAAATGACTATCTCCAGGAATGCCTTGAAGCCATCCAGCAAGATTTTGTCATCTTTAACAGAGAGAA GCTGAAGAAGAGCCAGGAGCAGACGAGCGAGTCCACGTCTGCCCCTGAGACCACGGCTGAGGCTGAGACGGAGGCTGAGGCCGAGACCTCCAACCTGAACATGTGCAGCTCCGTGTGCTCCTCGGCGGGCAGCGGTTAA
- the STK32C gene encoding serine/threonine-protein kinase 32C isoform X1 has product MFHWGKWKKRMGASASSSKRPVFDEREDVNFDHFQILRAIGKGSFGKVCIVQKRDTEKMYAMKYMNKQQCIERDEVRNVFRELEILQEIEHVFLVNLWYSFQDEEDMFMVVDLLLGGDLRYHLQQNVQFTEETVRLYLCEMALALDYLRSQHIIHRDVKPDNILLDEQGHAHLTDFNIATIIRDGERATALAGTKPYMAPEIFHSFLSGGTGYSFEVDWWSLGIMAYELLRGWRPYDIHSNNPVESLVQLFSTVSVQYSSTWSKEMVALLRKLLTVNPEHRFSCLADIQTSAYLSAVPWADVCQKRLEPGFVPNKGRLHCDPTFELEEMILESRPLHKKKKRLAKNKSRDNSKDSSQSENDYLQECLEAIQQDFVIFNREKLKKSQEQTSESTSAPETTAEAETEAEAETSNLNMCSSVCSSAGSG; this is encoded by the exons TGAACTTTGACCACTTCCAGATTCTCCGGGCGATTGGGAAGGGCAGCTTTGGCAAG GTGTGTATTGTGCAGAAGAGAGACACCGAGAAGATGTACGCTATGAAGTACATGAACAAGCAGCAGTGCATCGAGAGGGACGAGGTCCGCAACGTGTTCCGGGAGCTGGAGATCCTGCAGGAGATTGAGCACGTGTTCCTGGTGAACCTCTG GTATTCCTTCCAGGACGAGGAGGACATGTTCATGGTGGTGGACCTGCTGCTTGGCGGGGACCTGCGCTACCACCTGCAGCAGAACGTGCAGTTCACAGAGGAGACGGTCAGGCTGTACCTCTGTGAGATGGCCCTGGCACTGGACTACCTGCGCAGCCAGCACATCATTCACAG AGATGTAAAACCAGACAACATTCTCCTGGATGAGCAAG GTCACGCACACTTAACAGATTTTAATATTGCAACAATAATCAGGGATGGTGAAAGAGCAACTGCGCTAGCTGGAACAAAGCCATACATGG CTCCAGAgattttccattccttcctgAGCGGTGGCACGGGTTACTCCTTTGAAGTGGATTGGTGGTCGCTGGGAATCATGGCTTACGAACTCCTCCGTGGCTGG AGACCGTACGACATCCACTCCAACAACCCGGTGGAGTCCCTGGTGCAGCTGTTCAGCACCGTCAGCGTTCAGTACTCGTCCACGTGGTCAAAGGAGATGGTTGCCCTGCTACGAAAG CTGCTGACGGTGAACCCCGAGCACCGCTTCTCCTGCCTGGCTGACATCCAGACTTCAGCATATCTGTCCGCCGTGCCCTGGGCCGATGTCTGCCAGAAGCGCCTGGAGCCGGGATTCGTCCCCAAC aaGGGCCGCCTGCACTGCGACCCCACCTTCGAGCTGGAGGAGATGATCCTGGAGTCCCGGCCCCTGcacaagaagaagaagaggctGGCGAAGAACAAGTCGCGGGACAACAGCAAGGACAGCTCGCAGTCT GAAAATGACTATCTCCAGGAATGCCTTGAAGCCATCCAGCAAGATTTTGTCATCTTTAACAGAGAGAA GCTGAAGAAGAGCCAGGAGCAGACGAGCGAGTCCACGTCTGCCCCTGAGACCACGGCTGAGGCTGAGACGGAGGCTGAGGCCGAGACCTCCAACCTGAACATGTGCAGCTCCGTGTGCTCCTCGGCGGGCAGCGGTTAA